One part of the Streptobacillus canis genome encodes these proteins:
- the rsmI gene encoding 16S rRNA (cytidine(1402)-2'-O)-methyltransferase, with amino-acid sequence MLYIVGTPIGNLEDMTFRAVRTLKEVEYIFAEDTRVTKRLLNHYEIDTKVYQYHEHNKQYQIDNIIKLLKEDKNVAIVTDAGMPCISDPGYELVDAALKEEIKVTAIPGPSSITTGAAIAGIDTRRMAYEGFLPKKKGRQTLFLKLQKEERAIIILESPNRIVKTLKDIQTYLGDRYVVITRELTKMYEEILRGKTSELIEKLEKRNVKGEIVLFIASGEENECDD; translated from the coding sequence ATGTTATATATAGTAGGAACACCTATTGGAAATTTAGAAGATATGACTTTTAGAGCTGTTAGAACTTTAAAAGAAGTAGAATATATTTTTGCAGAAGATACTAGGGTAACTAAAAGATTACTTAATCATTATGAGATTGATACAAAAGTATATCAATATCATGAACATAATAAACAATATCAAATAGATAATATAATTAAATTATTGAAAGAAGACAAAAATGTTGCAATCGTTACTGATGCCGGGATGCCTTGTATTTCAGATCCTGGGTATGAACTTGTAGATGCGGCATTAAAGGAAGAAATTAAAGTAACTGCGATACCTGGGCCGTCATCTATTACAACAGGTGCTGCAATAGCTGGTATAGATACAAGACGTATGGCATATGAGGGATTTCTTCCTAAAAAGAAAGGAAGACAAACTTTATTTTTAAAACTTCAAAAAGAAGAAAGAGCAATAATTATTTTAGAATCACCAAATAGAATAGTAAAGACTTTAAAAGATATACAAACTTATTTAGGTGATAGATATGTCGTAATTACTCGTGAACTTACTAAAATGTACGAAGAAATACTTAGAGGTAAAACGAGTGAATTAATAGAAAAATTAGAAAAAAGAAATGTAAAAGGTGAAATAGTACTTTTTATAGCGAGCGGAGAAGAAAATGAGTGTGATGATTAA
- a CDS encoding S41 family peptidase: protein MKINKKHLLTVFLIGLFGYVTYSEETQIEKKKEVLAVQRANATVDIKNINKIIQTINYINEIWVGSEEVDKESLYEAALRGMVKSLKDPYSEYLSEKDLNELNEDLDGVYVGVGMSIRKEKGDYMEVISPFIGGPAFKAGIQIGDIITKIDDVDILDLTATESSKKLRGDENTKVKVEIYRRGRKAPLIITLTRATIKLDNVEYKMFDKDNKIGYISLLQFGSKVGEEIKTAILDLEKQGMEKLIFDLRTNPGGSLQEAVEIASMFVPDNLIVSLKTKLGVDKKYTRVGNQIFKGDMVILVNKGSASASEIVTGVLKDYERATIIGETTYGKGVAQGIYPFKNEKDALKLTIAEYSTPKNNNINKNGIEPNIYIKMNALLSDKGYSTETKEAKENRRKEIIKILEETEGKEKTAEIIKEGDRQLKAAVSHLLGEKVTPDKKEDDKSDKKTKKDLLLEENKEKK from the coding sequence TTGGCTTATTTGGATATGTAACATATTCTGAAGAAACACAAATTGAAAAGAAAAAGGAAGTATTAGCAGTTCAAAGAGCTAATGCAACAGTTGATATTAAAAATATAAATAAAATTATTCAAACCATAAATTATATAAATGAAATTTGGGTTGGATCAGAAGAAGTAGATAAAGAATCACTTTATGAAGCTGCACTTCGTGGTATGGTGAAAAGTCTAAAAGATCCTTATTCTGAATATTTAAGTGAAAAAGATTTAAATGAGCTTAATGAAGATTTAGATGGAGTTTATGTAGGTGTTGGAATGTCAATTAGAAAAGAAAAAGGAGATTATATGGAAGTAATCTCACCATTTATTGGTGGACCGGCATTTAAAGCTGGAATTCAAATTGGTGATATCATTACTAAAATTGATGATGTAGACATATTAGATTTAACAGCTACTGAAAGTTCAAAAAAGTTAAGAGGAGATGAAAATACCAAAGTTAAAGTAGAAATATATAGACGTGGACGTAAAGCTCCTCTAATAATTACATTAACGAGAGCAACAATCAAGCTTGATAATGTGGAATATAAAATGTTTGACAAAGATAACAAAATTGGATATATATCTTTATTACAATTTGGAAGCAAAGTTGGTGAAGAAATTAAAACTGCAATATTAGATCTAGAAAAACAGGGTATGGAGAAATTAATTTTTGATTTAAGAACAAATCCGGGAGGTTCTCTTCAAGAAGCTGTTGAAATAGCGTCAATGTTTGTACCAGACAATTTAATTGTATCTTTAAAAACAAAGTTAGGAGTAGATAAAAAATATACAAGAGTAGGAAATCAAATTTTTAAAGGAGATATGGTTATTCTTGTAAATAAAGGATCTGCATCAGCTTCTGAAATTGTAACAGGTGTGCTAAAAGATTATGAAAGAGCAACAATTATTGGTGAAACAACTTATGGTAAAGGAGTTGCGCAAGGTATTTATCCATTTAAAAATGAAAAAGATGCTCTTAAGCTTACAATAGCAGAATATTCAACACCAAAAAATAATAATATTAATAAAAATGGTATAGAACCTAATATCTATATTAAAATGAATGCTTTATTATCTGATAAAGGTTATTCAACTGAAACAAAAGAAGCAAAAGAAAATAGAAGAAAAGAAATAATAAAGATATTAGAGGAAACAGAAGGTAAAGAAAAAACAGCTGAAATTATAAAAGAAGGTGACAGACAACTTAAAGCTGCTGTAAGTCATCTTTTAGGAGAGAAAGTTACTCCTGATAAAAAAGAAGATGATAAATCTGATAAAAAAACAAAAAAAGATTTATTATTAGAAGAAAATAAAGAAAAGAAATAG
- the ylqF gene encoding ribosome biogenesis GTPase YlqF, with product MSVMINWYPGHMKKTKEMIVENLKIVDLVIEILDARIPISSKNPDIETLAKNKLRVIVLNKTDLVDEAKLKEWERYFIDNNISHHFLAISVEKNKNFNELRKIVNKIYDEKLEKMKKKGLRKTVVRAMIVGIPNVGKSKFINKFSNKNKAKVGNKPGFTRGKQWITVDEKFELLDTPGVLWPKFEDNLVSFNLAITGSIRDDILPLEEVSNRLVDIMKKQDIINNLIDSYNLDVDTLTDKTNIEIFELLEKRLGIHKSEKFSYEIISRRLLKEYRIGKLGKFLLEYPSDFKKEGTDEF from the coding sequence ATGAGTGTGATGATTAACTGGTATCCAGGTCATATGAAAAAAACTAAAGAAATGATAGTGGAAAATTTAAAAATTGTTGATTTAGTTATAGAAATATTAGATGCAAGAATACCAATTTCAAGTAAAAATCCAGATATTGAAACTTTAGCCAAAAATAAATTAAGAGTTATTGTTTTAAATAAAACTGATTTAGTTGATGAAGCAAAACTTAAAGAATGGGAAAGGTATTTTATTGACAATAATATATCTCATCATTTTTTGGCAATAAGTGTTGAAAAAAATAAAAATTTTAATGAACTAAGAAAAATAGTGAATAAAATTTATGATGAAAAACTTGAAAAAATGAAGAAAAAAGGTTTAAGGAAAACAGTCGTTAGAGCGATGATAGTAGGTATTCCTAATGTAGGTAAGTCTAAATTTATTAATAAATTTTCGAATAAAAATAAGGCTAAAGTTGGTAATAAACCTGGGTTTACAAGAGGTAAACAGTGGATAACAGTAGATGAAAAATTTGAGTTATTAGATACGCCAGGAGTATTATGGCCTAAATTTGAAGATAATTTAGTTTCATTTAATTTAGCGATCACCGGATCTATTAGAGATGATATTCTTCCTTTAGAAGAAGTATCAAATAGATTAGTAGATATTATGAAAAAACAAGATATTATTAATAATTTAATAGATTCATATAATTTAGATGTAGATACTTTAACTGATAAAACAAACATAGAAATTTTTGAATTATTGGAAAAAAGATTAGGAATACATAAGAGTGAAAAATTTAGTTATGAGATAATCTCAAGAAGATTACTCAAAGAGTATAGGATAGGTAAGTTAGGTAAATTCCTTCTTGAATATCCTAGCGATTTTAAGAAAGAAGGTACAGATGAATTTTAG